From Lysinibacillus sp. SGAir0095, the proteins below share one genomic window:
- the guaB gene encoding IMP dehydrogenase → MWETKFAKEGLTFDDVLLVPAHSEVLPKTVDLSSQLTPKIKLNIPIISAGMDTVTESKMAIAMARQGGIGIIHKNMSIEEQAEEVEKVKRSENGVITNPFFLTPTHQVFDAEHLMGKYRISGVPIVNNEEDLTLVGIITNRDLRFISDYSLKIEDVMTKEALITAPVGTTLEEAEKILQQYKIEKLPIVDENGKLTGLITIKDIEKVIEFPNAAKDELGRLLVGAAVGVSSDTMQRVSKLVEAQVDIIVIDTAHGHSQGVIETVKQIRETFPELEIIAGNVATGEATRALYEAGADVVKVGIGPGSICTTRVVAGVGVPQITAVYDCATVAREMGKTIIADGGIKYSGDIVKALAAGGHVVMLGSLLAGTSESPGETEIFQGRRFKVYRGMGSLAAMEKGSKDRYFQEDAKKLVPEGIEGRLPYKGPLTDTIHQLLGGIRAGMGYCGAPSLESLRENSQFIRMTGAGLRESHPHDVQITKEAPNYSL, encoded by the coding sequence ATGTGGGAAACGAAATTTGCCAAAGAAGGCTTAACATTTGATGATGTTTTATTAGTACCAGCGCATTCAGAAGTATTACCAAAAACGGTTGACTTATCTTCACAATTAACTCCAAAAATCAAATTGAATATCCCGATTATTAGTGCAGGAATGGATACTGTAACTGAATCCAAAATGGCGATTGCTATGGCTCGTCAGGGTGGAATTGGGATTATCCATAAAAATATGAGTATTGAAGAACAAGCTGAAGAAGTTGAAAAAGTGAAGAGATCTGAAAATGGTGTTATTACAAATCCGTTTTTCTTAACTCCAACTCATCAAGTATTTGACGCAGAGCATTTAATGGGTAAATATCGCATTTCAGGTGTCCCAATTGTAAATAATGAAGAAGATTTAACATTAGTAGGAATTATAACAAATCGTGACTTACGTTTTATATCTGATTATTCACTTAAAATTGAAGATGTAATGACAAAAGAAGCATTAATTACAGCACCTGTTGGAACAACGTTAGAGGAAGCTGAAAAAATCCTTCAACAATATAAAATTGAGAAGCTTCCAATTGTTGATGAAAATGGTAAGTTAACTGGGTTAATTACAATCAAGGATATCGAAAAAGTAATTGAATTCCCAAATGCTGCAAAAGATGAACTAGGCCGTTTACTAGTAGGAGCAGCGGTTGGTGTTTCAAGTGATACAATGCAACGTGTATCAAAGCTTGTAGAAGCACAGGTTGATATCATTGTAATTGATACAGCACATGGCCATTCACAAGGTGTAATTGAAACGGTAAAGCAAATTCGTGAAACTTTCCCTGAATTAGAAATTATCGCTGGAAATGTAGCAACTGGAGAAGCTACTCGTGCTTTATATGAAGCTGGTGCAGATGTAGTAAAAGTTGGTATCGGACCTGGCTCAATTTGTACAACTCGTGTTGTAGCTGGTGTTGGTGTACCTCAAATCACCGCTGTTTATGATTGTGCAACAGTTGCTCGAGAAATGGGTAAAACAATTATTGCAGATGGTGGTATTAAATACTCTGGAGATATCGTAAAAGCTCTGGCTGCAGGTGGACATGTTGTAATGCTTGGTTCTTTACTTGCAGGAACTTCTGAATCCCCTGGTGAAACGGAAATCTTCCAAGGGCGACGCTTTAAAGTTTACCGAGGTATGGGCTCATTGGCTGCAATGGAAAAAGGTTCAAAAGACCGTTACTTCCAAGAGGATGCGAAAAAACTTGTACCAGAAGGAATTGAAGGACGACTTCCATATAAAGGACCTCTAACTGATACAATCCATCAACTGCTTGGTGGTATTCGTGCAGGAATGGGTTATTGTGGAGCACCTAGCTTAGAAAGCTTGCGTGAGAACTCACAATTTATTCGTATGACAGGTGCAGGTCTTCGTGAATCGCATCCACATGATGTCCAAATCACAAAAGAAGCACCTAACTATTCACTATAA